The Aliivibrio fischeri genome contains a region encoding:
- a CDS encoding DUF4123 domain-containing protein, translating into MHEQSYLVVNPLEDKEVIDRFYHYGGGNAFPLYLDTEFDAQKEIGPWLLPYPPKEFLVYFANKPSGFCIYFSDDIETHIQHWKSLTFAGLDGELVLFRYYDRVVLEAMLSSFNQKELSLFLGSSECIEIISSVGSLCSYENSASQVSYKSEPWWKIEKHHSSYSVERHAWITERLAWQRLPSLMKEIYEKNSDIQSQLINHLIEGRAHRLENEELEAYSMNMLIKDSKQQSHDIYEAWYLDSAQIKKLKRVDNLVTQSELQQGTQI; encoded by the coding sequence ATGCATGAACAGAGCTATTTGGTAGTGAATCCTCTTGAAGATAAAGAGGTTATTGATCGCTTTTATCACTATGGTGGTGGTAATGCTTTTCCTTTGTATTTAGATACTGAATTTGATGCACAGAAAGAGATTGGTCCATGGTTATTGCCATATCCACCTAAAGAATTTTTAGTTTATTTTGCCAATAAACCATCAGGCTTTTGTATTTATTTTTCCGATGATATTGAAACACATATACAGCATTGGAAAAGTTTAACGTTTGCAGGGCTTGATGGAGAATTGGTTTTATTTCGTTATTATGACCGAGTTGTTTTAGAAGCTATGCTTTCATCATTTAACCAGAAAGAATTATCGTTATTTCTTGGTAGTTCAGAGTGTATAGAAATTATATCGTCAGTCGGTTCTTTGTGTTCTTACGAAAATAGCGCCTCTCAAGTAAGTTATAAATCAGAGCCGTGGTGGAAGATAGAAAAACACCATTCATCATATTCAGTTGAAAGACATGCATGGATTACTGAGCGATTAGCGTGGCAGCGTCTTCCTTCTTTAATGAAAGAGATATACGAAAAAAATTCAGATATACAATCACAGTTAATTAACCATCTTATAGAGGGGCGAGCGCATCGTCTTGAAAATGAAGAATTAGAAGCATATTCAATGAACATGCTAATTAAAGATAGTAAACAACAAAGCCACGACATCTATGAAGCGTGGTATTTAGATAGT